A genomic segment from Oncorhynchus clarkii lewisi isolate Uvic-CL-2024 unplaced genomic scaffold, UVic_Ocla_1.0 unplaced_contig_13804_pilon_pilon, whole genome shotgun sequence encodes:
- the LOC139394649 gene encoding thrombospondin type-1 domain-containing protein 4, with product MAGWCQQQRVSSRPGLILLRLTLALYLLYPSSGALPWDRQASGSPVEGHKVVSGTFSRPVLIVGYHKIVEIPAGATDIRIQESVKTRNYLALRTQSGVSIINGNWAIDRPGLIVAVGTRLTYRRPNEIRSRTGESITAPGPTTEELHLYLIYQQPGPSVYYEYSLPLPDTHTSPEPHTHPAILPLVETVGPTYSESDDVTSGMGVAINDVGGGRGHPNQVPSDPMVNPDLLTPSYGWIRSGHTACSASCGGGRRQVLWVCVETESQTTVPGDLCSHAQRPQNQEVVCNIQPCPAFWDLGEWSECTRTCGPGTQQRQVICRQALRKHGNSTATVVAVEMTQCGGYDRPETTSPCQLKICSEWQIRSEWSLCSVPCGVGQSSREVVCVGNQGDVEGDDQCNLGVKPAPLQNCDMGPCARNWFTSPWSTQCSTECGEGRRSRSAVCLLDHVTNLPLDGCDGPRPQEVISCDAGPCHIRLEWYTGLWGQCSAECGNGTQTRGVACLLHDNGRLEAVDQSNCSHLDRPMSSQSCHLKVCGVQWYATDWSTCSRSCDGGYRVREVCCLADNVTPSELCDLSATPESREDCNTQPCLPETVSSCSDQYYNCVFVVQARLCVYSYYRTACCSSCSVITHTHSSRTTSAGDDFPR from the exons ATGGCAGGGTGGTGTCAGCAGCAGCGCGTGTCCTCACGGCCCGGTCTGATCCTCCTCAGACTCACCCTGgctctctacctcctctacccGTCCTCGGGTGCTCTTCCGTGGGATAGACAGGCCAGCGGCTCCCCTGTGGAG ggccaTAAGGTGGTGAGTGGGACGTTCTCTCGACCGGTCCTCATTGTGGGCTACCATAAAATAGTGGAGATACCAGCTGGAGCCACAGACATCAGGATACAGGAGTCTGTCAAGACCAGGAACTACCTGG CGCTGAGGACTCAGAGTGGAGTCTCCATCATCAACGGCAACTGGGCGATTGACCGCCCGGGTCTGATCGTTGCAGTTGGAACCCGGCTGACATATCGGCGACCCAACGAGATCCGGTCCAGAACCGGAGAGTCCATCACCGCACCGGGACCCACCACGGAGGAGTTACATCTATAC ttGATCTATCAGCAGCCTGGTCCCAGTGTGTATTATGAGTACAGCCTTCCTcttccagacacacacaccagccccgaGCCTCACACACACCCCGCCATACTGCCCTtgg TTGAGACTGTTGGCCCCACCTACTCAGAAAGCGATGACGTCACCAGTGGAATGGGCGTGGCCATCAATGATGTCGGAGGTGGGAGAGGCCATCCCAACCAAGTGCCCTCTGACCCCATGGTGAACCCTGACCTCTTGACTCCTTCCTACGGCTGGATCAGAAGTGGCCACACAGCCTGCAGCGCCTCCTGTGGTGGGG gtagACGCCAGgtgctgtgggtgtgtgtggagacTGAGAGCCAGACCACAGTACCAGGTGACCTCTGTAGCCACGCCCAGCGACCCCAAAACCAGGAAGTGGTCTGCAACATCCAGCCTTGTCCCGCctt CTGGGACCTGGGGGAGTGGTCAGAGTGCACTAGAACCTGCGGCCCGGGGACCCAGCAACGCCAGGTCATCTGTCGTCAGGCTCTCCGTAAACATGGCAACAGTACGGCAACGGTGGTCGCCGTGGAGATGACACAGTGCGGAGGTTATGATAGGCCGGAGACGACATCGCCCTGTCAGCTAAAGATCTGCAGCGAGTGGCAGATACGCTCCGAGTGGAGCCTG tgtTCAGTCCCGTGTGGTGTCGGCCAGAGCAGCAGAGAGGTGGTGTGTGTCGGTAACCAGGGAGACGTGGAGGGGGACGACCAGTGTAACCTGGGGGTGAAACCAGCCCCTCTTCAGAACTGTGACATGGGACCCTGCGCACGGAACTGGTTCACCTCACCATGGAGCACACAG TGTTCTACAGAGTGTGGTGAAGGCAGACGTAGTCGCTCAGCAGTGTGTCTGTTGGACCATGTGACTAACCTACCATTGGACGGCTGCGACGGGCCCCGCCCACAGGAAGTAATCTCCTGCGACGCAGGGCCATGTCACATCCGCCTGGAATGGTACACTGGACTCTGGGGACAG TGTTCGGCGGAATGCGGAAACGGAACCCAGACCCGGGGCGTGGCCTGTCTACTCCATGACAACGGTCGCCTGGAGGCTGTGGACCAATCAAACTGCTCCCACCTGGATCGACCAATGAGCTCTCAGAGCTGCCACCTGAAGGTGTGTGGGGTGCAGTGGTACGCTACCGATTGGAGCACG TGTTCTCGCTCCTGTGACGGAGGTTACCGTGTGCGTGAGGTGTGTTGTCTTGCCGACAACGTGACCCCAAGTGAGCTGTGTGACCTCAGTGCGACCCCTGAGAGTCGGGAGGATTGTAACACCCAGCCCTGTTTACCTGAGACAG TCTCATCGTGTAGTGACCAGTACTATAACTGCGTGTTCGTGGTCCAGGCCAGGTTGTGTGTGTACTCCTACTACAGAACTGCCTGCTGCTCATCCTGCTccgtcatcacacacacacactcctcaagAACCACCTCCGCAGGCGATGACTTCCCCAGATAG